From a region of the Kaistia sp. 32K genome:
- a CDS encoding tetratricopeptide repeat protein — MMVLSRISAANTPATGPGRVRAPASVMGVLSAAGVLLGALALAGCQSAGPHDFGNDVDRAMGSEANISSLSSVVNQNPSDASGYNVRGTALGRAGRYDQALADFNRAIEINPGFYQAYSNRALVLRNLKQNGQALSDYNRSIELNPSYNEAYVGRGNLYRSQGQIDLALNDFSKAIELEPTDPKAYNNRALIYQGQGRHDDAIADFTSSMTYAPNAVAPHQGRGLSYLATGDYKAALDDFNAVVRADKDNYQGWTNQGLALEKLGERDAAHNAFARAQTLNPGYPPARDGMRRTAKAGA, encoded by the coding sequence ATGATGGTGCTCAGCAGGATTTCGGCCGCCAACACGCCCGCGACAGGGCCCGGACGCGTCCGCGCGCCGGCCTCTGTCATGGGCGTGTTGTCCGCCGCTGGCGTGTTGCTCGGCGCGCTCGCACTCGCGGGCTGCCAATCCGCCGGGCCGCATGATTTCGGCAACGACGTCGACCGCGCCATGGGCTCGGAAGCGAACATCTCGTCGCTGAGCTCGGTCGTGAACCAGAACCCCAGCGACGCCTCCGGCTACAATGTGCGCGGCACCGCGCTCGGCCGCGCCGGCCGCTACGACCAGGCGCTGGCCGATTTCAACCGGGCGATCGAGATCAACCCGGGCTTCTACCAGGCCTATTCCAACCGCGCGCTCGTCCTGCGCAATCTGAAGCAGAACGGTCAGGCACTCTCCGACTACAATCGCTCGATCGAGCTCAATCCGAGCTACAACGAGGCCTATGTCGGACGCGGCAACCTCTACCGCTCGCAGGGCCAGATCGACCTGGCGCTGAACGATTTCAGCAAGGCGATCGAGCTCGAGCCGACCGATCCCAAGGCCTATAACAACCGCGCCCTCATCTATCAGGGCCAGGGCCGCCACGACGACGCGATCGCCGACTTCACGTCCTCGATGACCTACGCGCCGAACGCCGTCGCGCCGCATCAGGGCCGCGGCCTGTCCTATCTCGCCACCGGCGACTACAAGGCAGCCCTCGACGATTTCAACGCCGTCGTCCGCGCCGACAAGGACAACTACCAGGGCTGGACCAACCAGGGCCTGGCGCTGGAGAAGCTCGGCGAGCGCGACGCGGCGCACAACGCCTTCGCCCGCGCCCAGACGCTCAACCCCGGCTACCCGCCCGCCCGCGACGGCATGCGCCGCACCGCCAAGGCCGGCGCCTGA
- a CDS encoding GNAT family N-acetyltransferase: protein MTTVRETIRQVRGEDASAFQALRLQALREVPTAFASSVEEEAGRSLEMVRERLETAPDAVFAAFDGAAMIGTAGFHAQSGPKRRHRGLLWGVFVAGGYRGGGVARALVERVIEHAAQHVLILEAGVTSGNKSAASLYATLGFETIGTLRKALLVDGVFHDEILLALDLTTRR from the coding sequence ATGACGACCGTCCGGGAGACGATCCGGCAAGTGCGCGGCGAGGACGCCTCCGCCTTTCAGGCCCTGCGCCTCCAGGCGCTGCGCGAGGTGCCGACGGCCTTCGCCTCCAGCGTGGAGGAGGAGGCCGGACGATCGCTGGAAATGGTGCGGGAGCGGCTCGAGACGGCTCCGGACGCCGTCTTCGCGGCCTTCGACGGCGCGGCGATGATCGGCACGGCCGGCTTCCATGCGCAGAGCGGCCCGAAGCGCCGGCATCGCGGGCTGCTATGGGGCGTGTTCGTGGCGGGAGGGTATCGCGGCGGCGGCGTCGCGCGGGCGCTGGTCGAGCGGGTGATCGAGCATGCCGCGCAGCACGTGCTGATCCTCGAGGCCGGGGTCACCAGCGGCAACAAATCTGCCGCCTCGCTCTATGCGACGCTCGGCTTTGAGACGATCGGGACGTTGCGCAAGGCGCTGCTGGTCGATGGCGTCTTCCACGACGAGATCCTGCTGGCGCTGGATCTCACGACCCGGCGCTGA
- a CDS encoding NAD(P)(+) transhydrogenase (Re/Si-specific) subunit beta — protein MTTANITALFYLVSGVLFIMALRGLSSPATSRQGNLYGMVGMAIAILTTLVLAAPRSAGAWGMIILGLAIGGGVGAVIARRIAMTAMPQLVAAFHSLVGLAAVMVAAAALYAPAAFGIGEIGHIHGQALVEMSLGVAIGAITFTGSVIAFAKLNGNMSGKPILLPARHIVNAGLAILLVALIVVLVFTESHLVFWLIVIVSLVLGGLIIIPIGGADMPVVVSMLNSYSGWAAAGIGFTLGNTALIITGALVGSSGAILSYIMCKGMNRSFISVILGGFGGETAAAATGGAVEQRPVKQGSAEDAAFIMKNASKVIIVPGYGMAVAQAQHALREMADKLKAEGVEVKYAIHPVAGRMPGHMNVLLAEANVPYDEVFELEDINSEFAQADVAFVIGANDVTNPAAKTDPTSPIYGMPILDVEKAGTVLFIKRGMGSGYAGVENELFFKDNTMMLFADAKKMVESIVKALD, from the coding sequence ATGACAACCGCAAATATCACGGCGCTGTTCTACCTCGTCTCGGGTGTCCTGTTCATCATGGCGCTGCGCGGGCTTTCCAGCCCCGCCACGTCGCGCCAGGGCAATCTCTACGGCATGGTCGGCATGGCGATCGCCATCCTGACCACGCTGGTGCTCGCCGCGCCCAGGAGCGCGGGCGCCTGGGGCATGATCATCCTCGGCCTCGCCATCGGTGGCGGCGTCGGCGCGGTCATCGCCCGCCGCATCGCCATGACGGCGATGCCGCAGCTGGTCGCCGCCTTCCACTCGCTCGTCGGCCTCGCCGCCGTGATGGTGGCGGCCGCGGCCCTCTACGCCCCTGCCGCCTTCGGCATCGGCGAGATCGGCCACATCCACGGCCAGGCGCTGGTCGAGATGTCGCTCGGCGTCGCCATCGGCGCGATCACGTTCACCGGCTCGGTCATCGCCTTCGCCAAGCTGAACGGCAACATGTCGGGCAAGCCGATCCTGCTGCCGGCCCGGCATATCGTGAATGCCGGCCTCGCCATCCTGCTGGTGGCGCTGATCGTCGTGCTGGTCTTCACCGAGAGCCACCTGGTCTTTTGGCTCATCGTGATCGTCAGCCTCGTGCTCGGCGGTCTGATCATCATCCCGATCGGCGGCGCCGACATGCCCGTCGTCGTCTCGATGCTCAACTCCTACTCGGGCTGGGCCGCGGCCGGCATCGGTTTCACGCTCGGCAACACGGCGCTGATCATCACCGGCGCGCTGGTCGGCTCGTCGGGCGCGATCCTGTCCTACATCATGTGCAAGGGCATGAACCGCTCGTTCATCTCGGTCATCCTCGGCGGCTTCGGCGGCGAGACGGCCGCGGCGGCAACCGGCGGCGCGGTCGAGCAGCGTCCGGTCAAGCAGGGCTCGGCCGAGGACGCCGCCTTCATCATGAAGAACGCCTCCAAGGTCATCATCGTGCCGGGCTACGGCATGGCGGTGGCGCAGGCGCAGCACGCGCTGCGCGAAATGGCTGACAAGCTGAAGGCCGAAGGCGTCGAGGTGAAGTACGCCATTCATCCGGTGGCGGGCCGCATGCCGGGCCACATGAACGTGCTGCTGGCGGAAGCGAACGTGCCGTATGACGAGGTCTTCGAGCTCGAGGACATCAATTCGGAGTTCGCCCAGGCCGACGTCGCCTTCGTCATCGGCGCCAACGACGTCACCAACCCGGCCGCCAAGACCGACCCGACCTCGCCGATCTACGGCATGCCGATCCTCGACGTCGAGAAGGCCGGCACGGTGCTGTTCATCAAGCGCGGCATGGGCTCCGGCTACGCCGGCGTCGAGAACGAGCTGTTCTTCAAGGACAACACGATGATGCTCTTCGCCGACGCGAAGAAGATGGTCGAGAGCATCGTCAAGGCGCTCGACTAA
- a CDS encoding proton-translocating transhydrogenase family protein, translating into MASLTPEQAASAAQSAADAANAAASAAKEAAAAAQIYAEQAAGGLGDAAGAVAHAVSGGAIDPFVFRLSVFVLAIFVGYYVVWSVTPALHTPLMSVTNAISSVIVVGALLAVGVDAAVDAASASGHAWAQGFGFIALILASVNIFGGFLVTSRMLAMYKKKSK; encoded by the coding sequence ATGGCAAGTCTTACGCCCGAGCAGGCGGCCAGCGCCGCCCAATCCGCCGCGGACGCGGCGAACGCCGCGGCAAGCGCCGCCAAGGAAGCGGCCGCCGCCGCGCAGATCTATGCCGAGCAGGCAGCCGGCGGCCTCGGCGACGCGGCGGGCGCCGTGGCGCATGCGGTCTCCGGTGGCGCGATCGACCCCTTCGTCTTCCGCCTCTCCGTCTTCGTGCTGGCGATCTTCGTCGGCTACTATGTCGTCTGGTCCGTCACGCCGGCGCTGCACACGCCGCTGATGTCGGTCACCAACGCGATCTCCTCGGTGATCGTCGTCGGCGCGCTGCTCGCGGTCGGTGTCGACGCGGCGGTGGACGCGGCTTCGGCCTCCGGCCACGCCTGGGCGCAGGGCTTCGGCTTCATCGCCCTGATCCTCGCCAGCGTGAACATCTTCGGCGGCTTCCTCGTCACCAGTCGCATGCTTGCCATGTACAAGAAGAAGTCGAAGTGA
- a CDS encoding Re/Si-specific NAD(P)(+) transhydrogenase subunit alpha translates to MKIGVPAEVDGLESRVAATPETVKKFIALGAEVAVQSGAGVLSRIPDAEYAAAGATIAATAADAVANADIVLKVRRPVADELPLYKKGALVIATMDPYGHEDAVNALAAAGVTAIAMEFMPRITRAQVMDVLSSQANLAGYQAVIDAAGEYDRALPMMMTAAGTVPAARVFVMGAGVAGLQAIATARRLGAVVTATDVRPAAKEQVESLGAKFVAVEDEEFRQAETAAGYAKPMSAEYQAKQAALVAEHIKKQDIVITTALIPGRAAPRLVSADMVASMKPGSVLIDLAVERGGNVEGAKPGEVVSIDGKKIVGHLNVAGRIAATASQLYAKNLYAFAETLIDKAAKTVAVNWDDELVKATVLTRDGAVVHPAFKPKEESQPILVAQQGAN, encoded by the coding sequence ATGAAGATTGGTGTGCCGGCGGAGGTTGACGGGCTCGAGAGCCGCGTCGCCGCGACGCCTGAAACCGTAAAGAAGTTCATCGCGCTCGGCGCCGAGGTTGCCGTGCAATCCGGCGCCGGCGTCTTGTCGCGCATCCCGGACGCCGAATATGCGGCCGCCGGGGCGACGATCGCGGCGACCGCCGCCGACGCCGTCGCCAATGCCGACATCGTGCTCAAGGTGCGCCGGCCCGTCGCCGACGAGCTGCCGCTCTACAAGAAGGGCGCCCTCGTCATCGCGACGATGGACCCCTATGGCCACGAGGACGCGGTCAACGCGCTCGCTGCCGCCGGCGTCACGGCGATCGCCATGGAATTCATGCCCCGCATCACGCGCGCCCAGGTCATGGACGTGCTGTCGAGCCAGGCGAACCTCGCCGGCTACCAGGCCGTCATCGACGCCGCCGGCGAATATGACCGCGCCCTGCCGATGATGATGACCGCCGCCGGCACCGTGCCGGCCGCCCGCGTCTTCGTCATGGGCGCCGGCGTCGCCGGCCTGCAGGCGATCGCCACCGCCCGTCGCCTCGGCGCCGTGGTGACGGCGACGGACGTGCGTCCGGCCGCCAAGGAACAGGTTGAATCGCTCGGCGCCAAGTTCGTCGCCGTCGAGGACGAGGAATTCCGCCAGGCCGAGACCGCCGCCGGCTACGCCAAGCCGATGTCGGCCGAATACCAGGCCAAGCAGGCGGCGCTCGTTGCCGAGCACATCAAGAAGCAGGACATCGTCATCACGACGGCGCTGATCCCCGGTCGCGCCGCGCCGCGCCTCGTCTCGGCCGACATGGTCGCCTCGATGAAGCCCGGCTCGGTCCTGATCGATCTCGCCGTCGAGCGCGGCGGCAATGTCGAGGGCGCAAAGCCCGGCGAAGTCGTCTCGATCGACGGCAAGAAGATCGTCGGCCACCTGAACGTCGCCGGCCGCATCGCCGCCACCGCGTCGCAGCTCTACGCCAAGAACCTCTATGCCTTCGCCGAAACCCTGATCGACAAGGCGGCCAAGACCGTCGCCGTCAACTGGGACGACGAACTGGTCAAGGCAACCGTGCTGACGCGCGACGGGGCCGTGGTCCACCCGGCCTTCAAGCCGAAGGAAGAATCCCAGCCCATTCTCGTCGCCCAGCAGGGGGCCAACTGA
- a CDS encoding aa3-type cytochrome c oxidase subunit IV, giving the protein MADSPMDYREHERTYAFFTGLTKWGTIACVAILVLMAIFLL; this is encoded by the coding sequence ATGGCCGATAGCCCGATGGACTACCGCGAGCACGAGAGAACCTATGCGTTTTTCACGGGCCTGACCAAATGGGGCACGATCGCCTGCGTGGCGATTCTCGTGCTGATGGCGATTTTCCTGCTCTGA
- a CDS encoding AarF/ABC1/UbiB kinase family protein, producing MSDSERNRLTGRLSRYARVGMNVGGVAAKVAGARMFGGNLDKGKNAAELAAALGGLKGPLMKVGQILSTVPDLVPPEYAQELAQLQANAPPMGWPFVKRRMQSELGPGWEQRFQLFEHQPAAAASLGQVHRAIAKDGRALAVKLQYPDMQSAVEADLAQLKILFSIYRRVDRSIDTSEIFEEIGSRIREELDYGREARHALLYKIMLDGETLVRVPEVEPRLSTNRLLSLDWLDGNRLLDYRDRPLDERNRIATAMFNAWWSPFAHYGVIHGDPHLGNYTVFENEAGEAAGINLLDYGCVRIFPAAFVAGVVNLFHGLRENDRDRIVSAYEVWGFGGLSNELIEALNIWARFIYGPLLDDRVRTIADGVAPSDYGRREAFQVHQVLREKGPVTVPREFVFMDRAAIGLGSVFLHLKAELNFHRLFAQTIEDFDRDMLDYRQKAALGGVGLL from the coding sequence ATGTCCGATTCCGAACGCAACCGTCTTACCGGCCGTCTCTCCCGCTATGCCCGCGTCGGCATGAATGTGGGGGGCGTCGCCGCCAAGGTGGCGGGGGCGCGGATGTTCGGCGGCAATCTCGACAAGGGCAAGAACGCGGCGGAGCTGGCGGCCGCACTCGGCGGGCTCAAGGGGCCGCTGATGAAGGTCGGCCAGATCCTCTCGACGGTGCCCGATCTCGTGCCGCCGGAATATGCGCAGGAACTGGCGCAGCTGCAGGCGAACGCGCCGCCGATGGGCTGGCCCTTCGTCAAGCGCCGCATGCAGTCCGAACTCGGCCCCGGCTGGGAGCAGCGCTTCCAGCTGTTCGAGCACCAGCCGGCCGCCGCCGCCTCGCTCGGCCAGGTGCATCGCGCCATCGCCAAGGACGGCCGGGCGCTGGCGGTGAAGCTGCAATATCCCGACATGCAGTCGGCCGTCGAAGCCGACCTCGCGCAGCTGAAGATCCTGTTCTCGATCTATCGCCGCGTCGACCGCTCGATCGACACCAGCGAGATCTTCGAGGAGATCGGCAGCCGCATCCGCGAGGAGCTCGACTATGGCCGCGAGGCGCGGCATGCGCTGCTCTACAAGATCATGCTCGACGGCGAGACGCTGGTGCGGGTGCCCGAGGTCGAGCCGCGCCTTTCGACCAACCGGCTGCTCTCGCTCGACTGGCTCGACGGCAACCGCCTGCTCGACTACCGCGACCGGCCGCTCGACGAGCGCAACCGCATCGCCACCGCCATGTTCAATGCCTGGTGGTCGCCCTTTGCCCATTACGGCGTCATCCATGGCGATCCGCATCTCGGCAACTACACCGTGTTCGAGAACGAGGCTGGCGAGGCGGCCGGCATCAACCTGCTCGATTATGGCTGCGTGCGCATCTTCCCGGCGGCCTTCGTCGCCGGCGTCGTCAACCTGTTCCACGGCCTGCGCGAGAACGACCGCGACCGCATCGTCTCGGCCTATGAGGTCTGGGGTTTCGGCGGGCTCTCGAACGAGCTGATCGAGGCCTTGAATATCTGGGCCCGCTTCATCTACGGCCCGCTGCTGGACGACCGGGTCCGCACCATCGCCGACGGGGTGGCGCCTTCCGATTATGGCCGCCGCGAGGCCTTCCAGGTGCACCAGGTGCTGCGCGAGAAGGGCCCCGTCACCGTGCCGCGCGAGTTTGTGTTCATGGACCGGGCGGCGATCGGACTCGGCTCGGTGTTCCTGCATCTGAAGGCCGAACTGAATTTTCACCGCCTGTTCGCGCAGACGATCGAAGATTTCGACCGCGACATGCTCGACTATCGCCAGAAGGCGGCGCTCGGCGGCGTCGGCCTGCTCTGA
- a CDS encoding type II toxin-antitoxin system death-on-curing family toxin: MSEPRWLTLEEVLVAHERQIARFGGPAGIRDAGALESALDRPRNKFAYGEIDLASLAAAYAFGIARNHPFIDGNKRAAFVAMMLFLRLNGVQFAPPPPEATLAILGLAAGEISEESLTRWIRANLPPATE, translated from the coding sequence GTGAGCGAGCCGCGCTGGCTCACCCTCGAGGAAGTGCTGGTCGCGCATGAGCGGCAGATCGCGAGGTTCGGCGGGCCGGCGGGGATACGGGATGCGGGCGCGCTGGAATCGGCGCTGGACCGCCCCCGCAACAAATTTGCCTATGGCGAGATCGATCTCGCCAGCCTCGCCGCGGCCTACGCCTTCGGCATCGCGCGCAACCATCCCTTCATCGACGGCAACAAGCGCGCCGCCTTCGTCGCGATGATGCTGTTCCTGCGCCTCAACGGCGTGCAATTCGCGCCGCCGCCGCCGGAGGCGACGCTCGCTATCCTCGGCCTCGCCGCCGGCGAGATCTCGGAAGAGAGTCTCACCCGCTGGATCCGCGCCAATCTCCCGCCAGCGACGGAGTAG
- a CDS encoding AbrB/MazE/SpoVT family DNA-binding domain-containing protein — protein MKLEIKKIGNSTGLILPKELLTRLDLQQGQWLNVTENADGSIRLSPFDPEFDKAMRIVDDIMDEYRDTLRELAK, from the coding sequence ATGAAGCTTGAGATCAAGAAGATCGGCAATTCGACCGGTCTCATTCTGCCCAAGGAACTGCTGACGCGGCTCGACCTGCAGCAGGGCCAATGGCTGAACGTGACCGAGAACGCCGATGGTTCGATCCGCCTTTCGCCCTTCGATCCGGAATTCGACAAGGCGATGCGGATCGTCGACGACATCATGGACGAATACCGTGACACGCTCCGGGAACTGGCGAAGTGA